In Maridesulfovibrio bastinii DSM 16055, the genomic window ACCAACAACTACCTTGCCGCCCTTTCCTATGATCATGATAAAAATTATGGCGGACTCGCATGGGTGGATTTTTCAACAGGACAATTTACAGGTATTTCCAGCAGAAACGAAGCCGAACTATGGCAATGGATTATGAAAATCAGTCCGAAAGAAATTATACTCCAGCGCGAGTATAAAGTTCCTTCCGGATATTCTGATCTTGATGCCAGAATTACTTATGCTCCTTCTGCCGGATATTTTAATCTTAAAAGTGCGGAGCAAAGTCTTTTTGAATGCCAGAATGTGGCTGATCTTCATGCTCTGGACCTTCATAACAAGCCTGAGCTGACAAAAGCATGCGGTGCCGTACTGGCATATCTGCGGCAGACCCAGATGTGTGAAATGAAGCATCTGCGCGAATTTTCGCCTGTAAATATTGCCAGACATCTTATTCTGGATGATGTTACAGAACGAAATCTTGAAATTTTTAAAAGGCTGGATGGCAGAAGCGGTAAAGGCACGTTAATTAACGCGATTGACCGTACCCTCACCCCGATGGGGGGCAGAATGCTCGCGGCGAGACTTAGAGAACCGTGGCGTGAATTTACCACCATTGAGAACAGCCAGAAAGCAGTCTCTTTTTTTTATGAAAATGATTCACTGCGGGGAACCTTAAGAGAAAAACTTAATTCCATTTATGATCTTGAAAGGCTTTCAACAAGAGTCGTCCTTGGCAGAGCTACCCCCAAGGATTTTATCAGCCTTCGTCAGAGTCTCGGAGAACTTCCGGAAATAGGCGATATTCTGGCTTCTGTTGTCCCTGAAAAGAATTCAGCTGAAGATTCGGGCTTTTCTGATAATTTAAGGGAGATAATTTCAAAATGGGACTCCATGGCGGATATTGCCGCTGTGCTTGAAAGAGCTCTGGTCAACTCTCCTCCGCCGCTTATTACCGAAGGCGGACTTTTCCGCAGCGGATATGATGATAGACTTGACGAACTGATTCAACTGACCGAACATGGTGAAGCAAAGCTTGATGATCTGCTCGGCAGTGAAAAAGAAAAAAATGATCTGCCTAAGCTTAAAATAGGCTATAATAAAGTTTTCGGTTATTATTTCGAAATTTCCAAAGCTTATAAGGGACAGGTTCCGGACTACTTTGAAAGACGCCAGACACTTGTAAATAGTGAAAGGTATATTACTCCGGAACTTAAGGAGCTAGAGGAAAAACTGGTTTCAGCTTCAGACGAAAGGAAGAGGCTGGAATATAATCTGTTTCAGCAGCTGCGTGAGCGCATTGCCGCGGAGCGAAGCAGATTTATGTTCATGGCAGATGCTGTTGCGGCTCTGGACTTCTGGCAGGGACTTGCCGAGGCGGCAAGAACCAATTCATGGGTCCGTCCGGAAATTCATTCGGGAATGGAAATTGAAATTGATGAAGGACGCCATCCTGTGGTGGAGGCGGTTCAGGGATCAGCCAATTACATACCCAACAGTATCACTATTGACGAGAAAAGACGTATTCTGCTGATTACCGGTCCTAACATGGCTGGTAAATCCACAGTTCTCAGACAGGTAGCCATTATGGCGATCATGGCACAGATAGGTTCTTTCGTTCCCGCATCCCGCGCGGTGATAGGACTGGTGGACCGGGTCTTCTCTAGGGTTGGAGCCTCGGATAACCTTGCCCAGGGTCAATCCACCTTCATGGTCGAAATGATGGAAACCGCTAGGATTCTGAGACAGGCTACCAAACGAAGTCTGGTAATTCTGGATGAAATCGGACGTGGAACCAGCACTTTTGACGGCCTTGCCCTGGCATGGGCGGTTGTTGAAGAGCTCTCCAAAAGGGCCAAAGGCGGAATAAGAACTCTTTTTGCAACTCATTACCATGAGCTGACCTCGCTTGAAGGGGTTATAGAGGGACTGAGAAACTTTAATATCGCTGTGCGGGAATGGAAAGGAGACATTCTTTTTCTAAGACGTCTTGTTCCGGGACCGGCAGATAAAAGTTACGGTATTGAAGTTGCCCGACTGGCTGGTGTTCCGCGCCCTGTGGTTATAAGGGCGAGGGAAATTCTGGCTGAACTGGAAAAAAAATCACAGAATCAGGAATCTGCGGGTTCAAAACAGTCTGTTGTTCAAAACATTCTGCCCGGACTTATTAACAAGGAACACAATGTTCCTGTTAATAATGTGGAACCTCCGTTTGTTCAGGAACTCAGGGATCTTGATGTCAACGGGCTCTCCCCTATTGAAGCACTGACTGTGATTAACAGATGGAAAAAATCTCTTGGAGAATAGTAAATGAAAAAATCACTCTGGTTGAAGCAGGCTGTTGTTCCTGCCATGCTGATGCTGTGCCTTGCTTTATCCGGTTGCGGAGTCAAAATATGGCCCTCACCGGTTAAAAGTGAAGACATTTTTAAAATCGCATCGGTAAACGGCACCAGAAGCGGCAGTTGCCTTACAGTCACGGTGAAGCTTTCCGGAGCATACCAGAATCTGGCCAATATCAGCATGCAGTATCAGGCTGATGGAGACGGTCCCGGAGAAGGATGCCCCACCTGTCCGTTTTTTCCAGCAAACCGTGAGAACTATATACCCGGAAGCAGTAATATTTCATCTGACGGAGCAATTCTGTCCTTCACCGAATGCGGGTTAGATCCGCAGAAAAGTTATCGTTGGAGAATTGTTGCAAGCAATGTGTATGATACACTTGGTCTTGCTATCTCGGATGTTTTTACTGCAGCACCATAAAATTAAACGGAGTCCCTTGATATGAACTATTTTGAATTTAAAGATAACGAACTTTTTGCTGAAAATATCAGCGTTACGGAACTTGCCCACGAGTATGGCACTCCACTCTATGTTTACAGTGCGGCTACCCTGCGCCGTCATTTTGATGCTTTTGACTCTGCTTTTTCAGGTCTTGAGCATCTGACCTGCTTTTCTGTTAAAGCCAACTCAAACCTCAGTGTTCTTAAACTCCTTGCTGAAAAAGGAGCCGGAATGGATATCGTTTCCGGAGGAGAACTCTATCGCGCCCTTAAAGCAGGCGTTCCCTCAGACCGCATTGTTTATTCCGGTGTAGGCAAAAAAGCGTATGAAATTGCTGAAGCTCTGAAAGCCGACATACTTATGTTCAATGTTGAAAGTGTCGGAGAGCTTCATCGCATCAACGAAGTTGCCGGTTCCATGGGTAAAAAAGCACGCATCAGTTTCCGTATCAATCCTGATGTTGATCCGAAAACCCATCCTTATATTTCAACCGGAATGAAAAAAAATAAATTCGGTCTGGAAATTGAAAATGCTTTTGAAGCATATAAGACCGCTAAAGATCTTCCCAATGTCGACCCTGTTGGAATGGACTGCCACATCGGTTCACAGTTGACAGAGATTGCACCTTTCCTTGAAGCTCTGGAAAAACTTCTCAAGTTTAACCAGAGACTTAAAGATATCGGCATTAATATTTCCACCCTTGATCTCGGTGGAGGACTCGGCATCACTTATGATGAAGAAGAACCGCCTCATCCTAAAGAATTCGGAGAAGCTCTTACAAAGGCATTAAAGGATCAGGGCCTTAAAGTAATACTTGAACCCGGACGTGTTATTGCCGGTAACTCCGGCATTCTGGTAACTGAAGTTGTTTATACTAAAAAATCACCTACAAAGAATTTCCTGATTGTAGATGCCGGTATGAACGATTTGATCCGCCCTTCTCTCTACGGTTCTTATCACCGTCTGGAAGAGGTTGTAAAAAAAGGACGCCCGGAAATTGAGTGCGATGTTGTCGGCCCTATCTGCGAATCAGGAGATTTTATCGCCCGTGACCGCAACCTTCCTGAAATGGAACAGGGAGAACTGCTGGCTGCATACTCTGCCGGAGCTTACGGCTTTACAATGGCCTCAAACTACAATTCACGTCCCCGCGCTGCGGAAGTCATTGTTGACGGTGATGATGTGATAGTTGCCCGCAGAAGAGAATCTTACGAGGATCTCGTTAATCTTGAATGCTGATAATCAAGTAGGCTTAAGCTTATAATCAACACCGGCGTATATTTTACGCCGGTGTTGTTAAAGACAGTTTCCAGCATGACCTGTTTCGTGCCTCGAATCTGTCTTTTTGTTTTAAACCGTGTTTTTTTAATTCAGCTGATGGACTTATATGGCCAGATTGAACTCATTTTATCTTTCCCCAGATAAATGGCAGAAACCGTTCACGCTACAGGACGGTGAAGCCCGGCACATGCTTAAAGTTTTGCGGACTCCGGTTGGTGAAACTGTCAGAATTTTTGACGGTCAGGGCAGGAGCGGTCTTTTTGAATTGCTGGAAGCGACCAAAAGCAAAGCCGTACTTACGCCGCTAAATGAGGAGTTCTTTGAAGATTCCCGCAATCTGACCCTGGCTATAGGCTGGAATAAATCTTCACGCCGAGGTTGGATTTTAGAAAAAGCAGTTGAACTTGGCTGCCGTTCCATTATTTTCTTTCAAGCGGAAAGAAGTCAGGGAAAAATTCCTGATAAAAATAAGGAAAAATGGCAGGATGCGCTGATAACCGCGGCTAAACAATGCGGCAATGTCTGGCTGCCTGAAATTAAAACCATCGGCGGTGGAATTGACGGACTGACTGAAATATCAGGAGAATTTGATAATAAAACCGTGCTGTGGGAAAATCAGGGCAAGGGCAGCCTGTTTAATCCGGCTGATTTTTCAAAAGGTCAATCCATAGTTGTCATCGGTCCTGAAGGTGGACTTTCAGAGCTTGAAGTTTCTAAACTTGAATTGAATGGTTTTAAGCCGCTCAGCCTCGGGACCAGTATTCTGAGATGGGAAACCGCTGCTGTTTTGTGTTTGTCTGCCTGTTATCTGGAATCACAAAAACATGCGCAGTAATAGCACACGGAGTTGAAATTGAAATTGGAACTGACAGACAACCAGCCCCTTGCTGACCGTATTCGCCCACAAAGTATTGATGATTTTGTCGGGCAGAATCATATTCGTGAGAGGCTTCAGGCTTTTGCGAGAGCCAAAAGACTGTCCAGTCTGCTCCTTTTCGGTCCTCCGGGGTGTGGAAAATCAACAATGGCTCTGCTGCTTGCCAAAATAAGCGGAAGACATTTTGTGCGCATCAGTGCTCCCGAAGCCGGAATTGCAGCCTTGCGGAAGCAGCTTGCAGGTATGGATATTCTCATACTTGATGAACTGCACCGTTTTTCAAAATCGCAGCAGGATTTTTTTCTTCCTCTGCTTGAATCCGGTCAGATTACCCTTTTGGCTACAACAACTGAAAACCCGTCTTTCAGTGTAACCAGACAACTGCTTTCAAGACTTCATGTTCTGCGTCTGCGCCAGCTTTCAAAAAGTGATCTCATCAGCATCGCCCGCCGTGGAGCTCAGGAACTGAATGTAGAGATGGATGATGAAGTGTACAGCCTGCTTGCCGCCCTTTCAGGTGGTGACGGCAGAACTCTTTTAAATCTACTGGAATATACAGCACAACTGCCTGAGGATAAAAGAGAGCCTGAAAATTTACGCAAGGTTATGCCGGACGTAATTATCAGAGGTGATAGGGATGGTGATTCCCACTACGAGCTGGCTTCGGCACTTATCAAATCCATCCGCGGCAGTGACCCGGATGCAGCCCTGTATTATCTTGGATGCCTTATTGAAAGCGGTGAAGACCCTAAGTTCATTGCCAGACGTCTTATTATTTCCGCCGGTGAAGATATCGGGCTGGCTGACCCTTATGCTCTAACTATGGCCGTTTCCTGCCAGCAGGCAGTTGAATTCATCGGTATGCCGGAAGGTCGCATCCCTCTTGCTGAAGTTGCCGTATATCTGGCCCTTGCCCCTAAAAGTAATTCCACCTACGCCGGATATCATACGGTATCACAGGAAATTCGCCAGAACGGGATGATGCAGGTTCCTTTGCATCTTCGAAATGCAACAACCGCACAGCAGAAAGAATGGGGATTCGGACGGAACTATAAATATCCGCATTCTTACCCTAAATCATGGGTCGAGCAGGCCTATCTGCCTGAAGAACTTTTAGGGCGTAAATTTTACGCTGCAAAAGATCAGGGAGAAGAACCCAGACTGAATGCCTGGCTCAAAGCACATTTTAGAAATAGACCCGTCATTCCAAATAAAGATGGAAAAAAACGATAAATTTTAAATTTCATAAAATCATCCGTATAAATCAGCCGGGGTTGTTGCCCGTACCCATCAAGACATGTATAGTTTAGTAGCAGCTACTGATATTGCTGCTTTACATTTAATGATTCAGCGGAGTTTTTGATGGAATCACTTAACAACCTTGTTGTAGACAACATCATTGAAAGCCTCCCCATAGGGCTGATTGTTATTTCTCCTATAGGTGAAATAATAGTTTTGAATGAAGCTGTCTGCCAGATGCTTGGTCTGGAACGTAAAAAGCATCTCGGTTGTGGCTGGGCAGAACTGTTTATTACCGGAGAAAATGAAAATCTTGAATTCAATCAGGTTATTATAGACACAATTTCAAACCATCACACGATGAAGCGAACCGAGGTCGTCTACACTGATCATAACGGGCGTAAAAAATTGTTTAATATGACATCTTCCTTTTTAAAGGAGGAAGGCAATGTCGCCGGTCTGGTTCTGCTGATGCAGGATGTAACTGAAGATCACCGCAGAACCGAGCGTGAAAAGAAAATTCTTTCCCGTTATGCCGATTTGCAGAAAGACAGGATGGAAGGCCTTAACTCCCTTGCCAGAGCTGTTGCTCATCAGCTTCGAAATCCTGCAATGGCAATCAGCGGCCTTTCAAAAATTGTGCATAGAAAAACCGAAGATCCGGCGATTCGTGAATATGTGGAAGCTATAGAGGAAGAAGCCGGACGGCTGGAAAATCTGGTGCGGGGAGTTAATGACTATGCCTCAGTCAAAAATTTATCAATACGTCGCGAAAAGACCATAGATCTTCTGGAAAATTCCCTATCTACAGCAAATAGTTTACTAAAATGCATTGATGAATCCATTGAGATGAAACTTGAATGCCTTGTAGAAAATCTCAATGTCGATCCAGCATTATTTGTTTCGGTTTTAAGAGAACTTTTTATGAATGCAAGTAACTTTACACCGCAGAAGCATACAGTTGTAAAAGTTAAGGTATTTGCAAAAAATAAAAAAATTTATCTGGCGGTAAAAGATAAAGGTATGGGTATTGATCCGAGGCAGCTTCCGTTTGTATTTGATCCTTTCTATACTACTAAACCCAAAGGAGTCGGGATGGGACTGCCAAGGGTTAAAAGAATAATTTTTGAACACGGCGGAAAAATTATTCTAAAAAGTAAAGGTAAAGATACCGGAACAACGGCTCTCATAGAGCTGCCGGAAACGAAGCCTGATTATGATCACCCTGCTGAAGAGTCGTCACCAGCAGCAGAATAGGCTTTTAAAGCCTCGTCCAGATCATCGTATATATTATAGATATCATCAAATTTAACCAGTTTGAAAATCTGGTATACGTTCTCATTAAGTCCGCAAAGGCAGACCCTTTGCCCGGCCTGACTTCTTTTTTTGAAAAACAAGACCAGCGCACCAAGACCTGAACTGTTTATAAAAACAATTCCTGACAGATCGATAATAATTTTAGCAGATTTCTGATCTAATTTTTCAGCGGTCAACTTATGAAACATCTCTACCGATGAGGCATCGAGATTTCCCTTAAGCTTAACGATATCAATATCGCCGTTTTTGAAAAATAAAATATCCATCAGTGAATCAGACATAAAACACACTGCCCTGTTTCAGAGAACTATTAATTATTCTGTCTGAAAAATCAGCCGAAAAATGCATTCATCAGCCCGGTGATCTGATTGTCATAACATTCCACAAAGTCAGTAACTTTTTCAATATCCAGCGAAAGCATTTCCCATGCTCCGGTATCAATTCCGGGCATAACGTACATGCCGCCTTCAGCTATGCCGGTAGCATTGGCAAGATTGTCGGCAACCTGTAAAATGGCTGCTTCCATTTTATGTTCACTGTTCAAAGCGGAATGGTGATGACTGATTATTTCTGTTAAATAGTCCGGGAAATCCCAGCGTTTCAGCAATACAGAGGCGATATCAGTATGATTGAATCCAAGACACATGTCTTCGGCCTCAATCTGCGGGACAAAATTTTCACGGGCATAGAGCATGGCCTGAACCGAGGCATAAGGCATTTTTTTATACAGAACCAGCTTGCCGACATCATGCAGCAGACCAGCCGTAAATATTTTTTCTGACGAAATTCCTGAAAGATTATCAGCTATGATTTTTGCAAAAACAGCCACACTGAGTGAGTGTTTCCAAAAAGTTTTCATATCAATAAGTTCTGGTGGAATATCCTTGAAATAACTGATGGCTGAAAGCCCCAGCGCAAGAGTTGAAAGTTCCTCTCCACCGACTAGGGTTACGGCTCTGGAGATACTTTCAATTTTGGAAGGGAATCCATACATGGCACTGTTGACCAGTTTGAGCAGTTTGGCCGAAAAGCCGACATCCATGCTGACCACTCTGGCAATGTCATCCGAGGAAGCTTTAGGATCATTTAAAATTTCATTAATTTTCAGAAAAATATCCGGAAATGAAGCCAGATGAACTTCTGCATTGACCACATCCTGCACCGATCCTTCATCACGGTAAAAAAGGTCGCGCAAATGATCAAAAGCAACAGCAGTAAGATCTTCCGTTGTCGGTGGCACCCATCCCTGCATCAGTCTGAGAGCTGTACGCTTCACCGCCATATCGAAAATTGCGCCCATCAGGGGATGATCATGATCCACATACATAAAAAATTCACGGGTATATTGAAAAGCCCTTTCAAAAGTTTCATCATCAGGATCACCGAGATCTTCAGCTTTTATTTCGCAGCTTTCAACGCCCTGTCTTTTTAATATGGAAACATGGTTCTCAGTAAGCACTGTTCCAGCAGGCAACAGCATCCTTCCTGAATGCATGAGGTCTTCACCAAGAATCATACCGGCAGTTACATCTTCAATTGCGGTGGCAGGCACAGTTACCTCCATTTTCACCAATCCTGAAAGCAGGTCTGATGGATGGTTTTAACAGATTCAAACATATAAATTCAATTAACTGAATCCGCTTTATTGATATCCTGAAGTGAATGACAATTACCAGATCAAATACAATAAATTTAAATTCAACGTAGCAACGTTTTTAAAATTAAAACTCACTTTTTAGACCTGATTTATTTTTACATCATTTCTTTCAGGAAATGAATAATCATTTCAAAACCACAAATCGAAGCTCCACCTTGTCCCCGGCTCCGCTTGAAAAAAACAATTAAATTACAAATTCAATTATCTACTGTTAACTTAAATCCTATATATTTAAAACTACATTATTGCGTGATATTAATCATTAAAATGTTCATTCTGTAATTATAATATTCAGCGCACGGCCACTATTTATCATTTTGAATACTGTTTACGCCATTCATCAAGAAACAGAATAGAAGTATCAAGGCTGCTTAATTCGCCCTGCTGCTGCCGTATGGCTTTAACCAGATCATCAAATCCAACAGCTGGAGAAAGACCCAGTTTATCTAGCAGTTCCAGCACTTCCGATCTTAATTCTTCAGGAAAATCCGGCCCGAAAATTTCTTTTTCGTCTCTTACTTTAGGCCATCCGGGAATTCTTGCAGCGGTAAAGTCAATAAGCTTCTGCATGCGTGCCGCATAAGTATGATCTTTAAGAACTCTCATCCGCCCTTTTCTGGCTGTCAGTTCCCGTTCATCTTTATGGTTGAGATAATATTCTATTTTATGGTCAAGCTCATCAAGACTGTCAAAAACAGCAAGCTCATCATCAGCAAAGGCTTCAGGCATCAATTGTCTGCGGTCAACAAGCTGAAATGCTCCGCACGCTGCAAGCTCAAAAGTTCTGGGGTTTATAAAATCACCACCGCTGACCAGTTTGTCGGTCTCAACAGAAGAATGCAGGTTAAGGTTTATTTTTGTAGCATTATAGATTTTTACACATTCTTCAGATGATATTCTGCGACCGCCAAGCTGAACATAAGGTTCAAGAACGTGATCCCCATCCCACTCAGTTCCCCAGATTTTAAGACCGTGGTGTATGAGCTTGCGGAAAGCCAGTCTCCGGTTGGGATACCCCGCTCCGAGAAATGAAACATCAGCTCCGTAAATTTTATTGTCTTCCGCACTTAAGCGGAATGGGAAATGAAAATCCGGCTGGGCCGCAAGCGGAAGATAGATTGAATTTTCAACCCCGACCTCTTTTAAGGCCGAGCTTAGCGGTTCCTTCTGGATAACCGCAAAAATATCATACAGAGGGGCAAAGGACTGCCAGTAGGTAAAAATTTTATAATCTTCAACAAACCACATCGCTGTGGTCACCTTATCACGGCGCAATCTTTTAAGTGCCTGCTGGCTGAGAGGAGCCTGAGCCATGCACAGAACCATATCCGGTTCAAAAGTTTCAACTTTGGCAAGCACGGCATTGGAGAGCATCTGGAGAAAACTGTTCTGGAGATACTGATGTTTCTGTGAAGAAACCCGGAGATCATCAAGGGCATTGTAAGCAGCATTGAAAGCCGGTGCTTCAAATGTTTCAACCAGATGTCCAAGATCACTAAGACCACGGGCGCAGAACCTTCCTATGGGAAGAGACCCGCCGTAAAGCGGCAGAACAACAAGAATTCTAAGAGGCTTGGATTTTTTGTTCATCTTTTACTTTAACTTTTTCGGTTAAAAGTTATCCAGTCTTTATCCCGGTAATATCTTTCAGCTATATCAAAAAAAGGTCCGTGTTGCGCCGGGTCCGCCAGTCCAAGGTGAGCGGCTAGAAAATCACGCATCCTCCGGCGTTCTTCAGCATAGGGCTCAGCTCCTCTGATTAAATTGAAGCGTACCCCCAGAGCATCGAATCCACTTTCGAAAAGAAACATATTTTCAGAAAGATGGGAAGGTTTTCCGGTTGCCGCATACCTTGAAGTTTCCCCGGATTTAAAAGCATCAAGACAGGCAATCTGATTGGGACAGGGAGCTGATTCAAGACAGGGAGCGCAGGGTGCAGAGCTTTGAAGAATACGATGGCCCTCCCCGTAAGGTCCTGTTTCTGTAACCCATGCCGAAGACAGGAAAAAAGCTGTAACCGGGATGCCGAGATGGGCGGCAAGATGCATTGTTCCGGTATCCGGGGTCAGGATTCTGTCCAGTCCCGATACAATTTCATAAAGATCAGCCCAGTCTGTTTTACCTGCGAGATTGATTACATCACCGGAGAATGATTTCGGCAGAGCCTGTTTAAGTTTTGCACCACTTTCTTTTTCAGCACTGCTCCCAAGCAGAAAAACTTTTTTGTTTGCGGCTGAAGACCGGGCCGCTCCGATAATCGGGACCAGAACATTTATCGGTAGTGATCTTCGTGATTCTCTGCCGGAAAGAACCACTCCGATTCCACCGCCTTTAGCTTCGGGAACAGGGTTAACATCCTGCGGTGCAATCATTTTATCGGCAAATGCGGCCCAGTAATCCACAAGATTAATTCCGCAGCGTCTGTTTGCAGAGAATCTAAAAGCTAATTCAATCCACGGACTTTTCAATTCCTGACCGTTTTCAAGCCTGTATCCGACAACTTTGGCCGGATTAAATAATGCTGAAACAGCATAGTTCATGGCTGAAAAATTAAGATTATAAACTCTGTCGAAGTTAATTCCGGAGACTTGATCAAATGTTTTG contains:
- the mutS gene encoding DNA mismatch repair protein MutS → MFEQYLQIKEEHPDALLFYRMGDFFELFFEDAEIAARELQIALTCRNPNSDVKVPMCGVPHHAVEAYLSQLLDKGYKVALCNQIEDPKEAKGLVKRAVTRIYTPGTVVEDSTLKAKTNNYLAALSYDHDKNYGGLAWVDFSTGQFTGISSRNEAELWQWIMKISPKEIILQREYKVPSGYSDLDARITYAPSAGYFNLKSAEQSLFECQNVADLHALDLHNKPELTKACGAVLAYLRQTQMCEMKHLREFSPVNIARHLILDDVTERNLEIFKRLDGRSGKGTLINAIDRTLTPMGGRMLAARLREPWREFTTIENSQKAVSFFYENDSLRGTLREKLNSIYDLERLSTRVVLGRATPKDFISLRQSLGELPEIGDILASVVPEKNSAEDSGFSDNLREIISKWDSMADIAAVLERALVNSPPPLITEGGLFRSGYDDRLDELIQLTEHGEAKLDDLLGSEKEKNDLPKLKIGYNKVFGYYFEISKAYKGQVPDYFERRQTLVNSERYITPELKELEEKLVSASDERKRLEYNLFQQLRERIAAERSRFMFMADAVAALDFWQGLAEAARTNSWVRPEIHSGMEIEIDEGRHPVVEAVQGSANYIPNSITIDEKRRILLITGPNMAGKSTVLRQVAIMAIMAQIGSFVPASRAVIGLVDRVFSRVGASDNLAQGQSTFMVEMMETARILRQATKRSLVILDEIGRGTSTFDGLALAWAVVEELSKRAKGGIRTLFATHYHELTSLEGVIEGLRNFNIAVREWKGDILFLRRLVPGPADKSYGIEVARLAGVPRPVVIRAREILAELEKKSQNQESAGSKQSVVQNILPGLINKEHNVPVNNVEPPFVQELRDLDVNGLSPIEALTVINRWKKSLGE
- the lysA gene encoding diaminopimelate decarboxylase, whose protein sequence is MNYFEFKDNELFAENISVTELAHEYGTPLYVYSAATLRRHFDAFDSAFSGLEHLTCFSVKANSNLSVLKLLAEKGAGMDIVSGGELYRALKAGVPSDRIVYSGVGKKAYEIAEALKADILMFNVESVGELHRINEVAGSMGKKARISFRINPDVDPKTHPYISTGMKKNKFGLEIENAFEAYKTAKDLPNVDPVGMDCHIGSQLTEIAPFLEALEKLLKFNQRLKDIGINISTLDLGGGLGITYDEEEPPHPKEFGEALTKALKDQGLKVILEPGRVIAGNSGILVTEVVYTKKSPTKNFLIVDAGMNDLIRPSLYGSYHRLEEVVKKGRPEIECDVVGPICESGDFIARDRNLPEMEQGELLAAYSAGAYGFTMASNYNSRPRAAEVIVDGDDVIVARRRESYEDLVNLEC
- a CDS encoding 16S rRNA (uracil(1498)-N(3))-methyltransferase → MARLNSFYLSPDKWQKPFTLQDGEARHMLKVLRTPVGETVRIFDGQGRSGLFELLEATKSKAVLTPLNEEFFEDSRNLTLAIGWNKSSRRGWILEKAVELGCRSIIFFQAERSQGKIPDKNKEKWQDALITAAKQCGNVWLPEIKTIGGGIDGLTEISGEFDNKTVLWENQGKGSLFNPADFSKGQSIVVIGPEGGLSELEVSKLELNGFKPLSLGTSILRWETAAVLCLSACYLESQKHAQ
- a CDS encoding replication-associated recombination protein A, translated to MKLELTDNQPLADRIRPQSIDDFVGQNHIRERLQAFARAKRLSSLLLFGPPGCGKSTMALLLAKISGRHFVRISAPEAGIAALRKQLAGMDILILDELHRFSKSQQDFFLPLLESGQITLLATTTENPSFSVTRQLLSRLHVLRLRQLSKSDLISIARRGAQELNVEMDDEVYSLLAALSGGDGRTLLNLLEYTAQLPEDKREPENLRKVMPDVIIRGDRDGDSHYELASALIKSIRGSDPDAALYYLGCLIESGEDPKFIARRLIISAGEDIGLADPYALTMAVSCQQAVEFIGMPEGRIPLAEVAVYLALAPKSNSTYAGYHTVSQEIRQNGMMQVPLHLRNATTAQQKEWGFGRNYKYPHSYPKSWVEQAYLPEELLGRKFYAAKDQGEEPRLNAWLKAHFRNRPVIPNKDGKKR
- a CDS encoding two-component system sensor histidine kinase NtrB — its product is MESLNNLVVDNIIESLPIGLIVISPIGEIIVLNEAVCQMLGLERKKHLGCGWAELFITGENENLEFNQVIIDTISNHHTMKRTEVVYTDHNGRKKLFNMTSSFLKEEGNVAGLVLLMQDVTEDHRRTEREKKILSRYADLQKDRMEGLNSLARAVAHQLRNPAMAISGLSKIVHRKTEDPAIREYVEAIEEEAGRLENLVRGVNDYASVKNLSIRREKTIDLLENSLSTANSLLKCIDESIEMKLECLVENLNVDPALFVSVLRELFMNASNFTPQKHTVVKVKVFAKNKKIYLAVKDKGMGIDPRQLPFVFDPFYTTKPKGVGMGLPRVKRIIFEHGGKIILKSKGKDTGTTALIELPETKPDYDHPAEESSPAAE
- a CDS encoding STAS domain-containing protein, which translates into the protein MSDSLMDILFFKNGDIDIVKLKGNLDASSVEMFHKLTAEKLDQKSAKIIIDLSGIVFINSSGLGALVLFFKKRSQAGQRVCLCGLNENVYQIFKLVKFDDIYNIYDDLDEALKAYSAAGDDSSAG
- a CDS encoding HDOD domain-containing protein, whose amino-acid sequence is MPATAIEDVTAGMILGEDLMHSGRMLLPAGTVLTENHVSILKRQGVESCEIKAEDLGDPDDETFERAFQYTREFFMYVDHDHPLMGAIFDMAVKRTALRLMQGWVPPTTEDLTAVAFDHLRDLFYRDEGSVQDVVNAEVHLASFPDIFLKINEILNDPKASSDDIARVVSMDVGFSAKLLKLVNSAMYGFPSKIESISRAVTLVGGEELSTLALGLSAISYFKDIPPELIDMKTFWKHSLSVAVFAKIIADNLSGISSEKIFTAGLLHDVGKLVLYKKMPYASVQAMLYARENFVPQIEAEDMCLGFNHTDIASVLLKRWDFPDYLTEIISHHHSALNSEHKMEAAILQVADNLANATGIAEGGMYVMPGIDTGAWEMLSLDIEKVTDFVECYDNQITGLMNAFFG
- a CDS encoding CgeB family protein, with the protein product MNKKSKPLRILVVLPLYGGSLPIGRFCARGLSDLGHLVETFEAPAFNAAYNALDDLRVSSQKHQYLQNSFLQMLSNAVLAKVETFEPDMVLCMAQAPLSQQALKRLRRDKVTTAMWFVEDYKIFTYWQSFAPLYDIFAVIQKEPLSSALKEVGVENSIYLPLAAQPDFHFPFRLSAEDNKIYGADVSFLGAGYPNRRLAFRKLIHHGLKIWGTEWDGDHVLEPYVQLGGRRISSEECVKIYNATKINLNLHSSVETDKLVSGGDFINPRTFELAACGAFQLVDRRQLMPEAFADDELAVFDSLDELDHKIEYYLNHKDERELTARKGRMRVLKDHTYAARMQKLIDFTAARIPGWPKVRDEKEIFGPDFPEELRSEVLELLDKLGLSPAVGFDDLVKAIRQQQGELSSLDTSILFLDEWRKQYSK
- a CDS encoding glycosyltransferase family 9 protein; protein product: MKRELVVQLTRFGDLIQTKRLVLSLQRQGSEVHLMIDRSLKKLAGLVYPDVVIHSIISHGSAISTADTWRVLIENRKTFDQVSGINFDRVYNLNFSAMNYAVSALFNPAKVVGYRLENGQELKSPWIELAFRFSANRRCGINLVDYWAAFADKMIAPQDVNPVPEAKGGGIGVVLSGRESRRSLPINVLVPIIGAARSSAANKKVFLLGSSAEKESGAKLKQALPKSFSGDVINLAGKTDWADLYEIVSGLDRILTPDTGTMHLAAHLGIPVTAFFLSSAWVTETGPYGEGHRILQSSAPCAPCLESAPCPNQIACLDAFKSGETSRYAATGKPSHLSENMFLFESGFDALGVRFNLIRGAEPYAEERRRMRDFLAAHLGLADPAQHGPFFDIAERYYRDKDWITFNRKS